The following are from one region of the Osmerus mordax isolate fOsmMor3 chromosome 1, fOsmMor3.pri, whole genome shotgun sequence genome:
- the cav4a gene encoding caveolin-2, which translates to MDTMMKEDDTEETEIDLGDSEPEDSDELEEPEPLWKAPAREEEEEDMTSALVDISDTKPLLNIRDPRGINDCLKVTFEDVIAEPVSVRSGDRVWMWSNALFEVTRVWIYRIVTVLLAVPVSILSGLLFAILSCLHIWMVSPFIQSVLISTSCLQAWWSIVLDVAVRPFLSSAGKCCGGISVHLARE; encoded by the exons ATGGACACCATGATGAAGGAAGATGATActgaggagacagagatagacctGGGGGATTCTGAACCGGAGGATTCAGATGAGCTGGAGGAGCCGGAGCCCTTATGGAAGGCTCCtgcaagggaggaggaggaggaggacatgacATCAGCGTTAGTGGACATCAGTGATACCAAGCCTCTGCTCAACATTAGAGACCCCCGGGGAATCAATGACTGTCTGAAG GTCACCTTTGAGGATGTGATAGCAGAGCCAGTGTCGGTGCGCAGTGGAGACAGGGTGTGGATGTGGAGTAACGCCCTGTTTGAGGTCACTAGGGTGTGGATCTACAGGATTGTCACAGTCCTGCTGGCTGTTCCAGTGTCCATCCTCTCTGGGCTCCTCTTTGCCATCCTCAGCTGCCTCCACATCTG GATGGTTAGCCCCTTCATTCAGAGTGTCCTCATAAGCACCAGCTGCCTGCAGGCGTGGTGGAGCATAGTCCTGGATGTCGCCGTGCGTCCCTTTCTCTCCAGCGCCGGCAAGTGCTGTGGAGGCATCAGTGTTCACCTGGCACGGGAATGA
- the LOC136942280 gene encoding caveolin-3-like translates to MSNTKDQPPGPARTLHPPAAFTMAEINHNQEQKFRRDSHTKEIDLINRDPQKINEDIVKVDFEDVIAEPDGTHSVDGVWKASYTTFTVSKYWCYRILSAVLGIPVALLWGFLFACLSFCHIWAVMPCVKSCLIESQCFSRIYSLAVHTFCDPLFQALGKVFSNVRVVLSKEV, encoded by the exons ATGAG CAACACCAAGGACCAGCCACCCGGCCCTGCCcgaaccctccaccctcctgcagCCTTCACCATGGCTGAGATCAACCACAATCAGGAGCAGAAGTTCCGGAGAGACAGCCACACCAAGGAGATAGACCTTATCAACAGAGACCCACAAAAGATCAATGAGGACATAGTGAAG GTAGACTTTGAGGATGTGATCGCCGAGCCAGATGGCACCCACAGTGTGGACGGGGTGTGGAAGGCCAGCTACACCACCTTCACCGTCTCCAAATACTGGTGCTACCGCATCCTGTCTGCCGTTTTGGGCATCCCTGTGGCTCTACTCTGGGGATTCCTGTTCGCATGCCTGTCCTTCTGCCATATATGGGCCGTCATGCCCTGTGTCAAGAGCTGTCTGATCGAGTCCCAGTGTTTCAGCCGTATCTACTCGCTAGCTGTGCACACCTTCTGTGATCCTCTGTTTCAAGCTCTGGGGAAGGTCTTCAGCAATGTCAGGGTGGTCTTAAGCAAAGAGGTGTAA
- the oxtrb gene encoding oxytocin receptor b, with protein MMENLPSDRDFWAMNDSWSNSSSKNETGLGNKTMNPLKRNEEVAKVEVTVLVLILLLALAGNICVLLAIHTSKHSHSRMYYFMKHLSIADLVVAIFQVLPQLIWDITFRFYGPDLLCRLVKYVQVVGMFASTYMLVLMSIDRCLAICQPLRSLHKRKDCFYVITSWMLSLIFSTPQVYIFSLKEVGNGVYDCWGDFVQPWGHKAYVTWISLTIYIIPVAILSVCYGLISFKIWQNFKLKTRREQSMSLTPRASKSVALSRVSSVRLISKAKIRTVKMTFVIVLAYIVCWTPFFFVQMWSAWDPAAPREDMAFIIAMLLGSLNSCCNPWIYMFFAGHLFHDLVRCLVCCSSQYLKAPQCGSEHQTTRKSTSSTFVIKNTSSQRSFTQTSNT; from the exons ATGATGGAGAATCTTCCCAGTGACCGAGACTTTTGGGCGATGAATGACTCCTGGAGCAATTCGAGTAGTAAAAACGAGACTGGTCTTGGAAACAAAACGATGAACCCCTTAAAACGAAATGAGGAAGTGGCCAAAGTGGAAGTGACCGTTCTCGTCTTGATTCTGCTGCTCGCACTAGCCGGCAACATCTGCGTCCTCTTGGCTATCCACACCAGCAAGCATAGCCACTCTCGGATGTACTACTTCATGAAGCACCTTAGCATCGCAGATCTGGTGGTCGCTATTTTTCAAGTCCTCCCGCAACTAATTTGGGATATCACGTTCCGTTTTTATGGACCAGACTTGTTGTGTCGGCTAGTAAAATATGTACAAGTGGTCGGCATGTTTGCTTCAACTTACATGCTAGTTTTAATGTCCATTGACAGGTGCTTAGCTATATGCCAACCTCTTCGATCTTTACACAAGAGAAAGGACTGTTTCTATGTGATTACGTCTTGGATGCTAAGTCTCATATTTAGTACCCCTCAAGTATACATTTTTTCCCTAAAGGAAGTTGGCAATGGAGTCTATGACTGTTGGGGGGATTTCGTGCAACCCTGGGGACACAAGGCATATGTCACCTGGATTAGTCTGACAATATACATCATCCCAGTGGCAATTTTGAGTGTTTGCTATGGCCTGATAAGTTTTAAAATATGGCAAAATTTTAAGTTAAAAACTCGTCGAGAGCAGTCTATGTCGCTTACACCAAGGGCATCCAAGAGTGTGGCTCTCTCTCGTGTGAGTAGCGTGAGGCTAATTTCAAAGGCCAAGATTCGAACCGTCAAAATGACGTTTGTAATAGTCCTTGCATACATTGTCTGCTGGACTCCCTTTTTCTTCGTACAAATGTGGTCAGCATGGGATCCAGCTGCGCCCAGAGAAG acATGGCTTTTATCATTGCTATGCTGCTGGGCAGTCTGAACAGCTGCTGTAACCCCTGGATCTACATGTTCTTTGCTGGTCACCTGTTCCATGACCTGGTTCGATGCTTGGTCTGCTGCTCCAGCCAATACCTGAAGGCCCCCCAGTGTGGCTCGGAGCACCAGACCACGAGAAAGAGCACCTCTTCTACCTTTGTCATCAAGAACACCAGCAGCCAGAGGAGCTTCACTCAGACCTCTAACACATAG